The Naumovozyma dairenensis CBS 421 chromosome 1, complete genome genome includes a region encoding these proteins:
- the RGT2 gene encoding glucose sensor (similar to Saccharomyces cerevisiae SNF3 (YDL194W) and RGT2 (YDL138W); ancestral locus Anc_7.309): MSDTRLQNDPNQSIEMTTHLRHPCTQDKQPKNSTKELPLFSSLSLSNSEQRIHSFELESQNEQLNHISSITDRISMDAETLQLLSQPLPMRSNIMSFFVGAFVAVGGFLFGYDTGLINSLIDMEYVKTHLAPNHEYFTTIQMSMIVSFLSMGTFFGALSAPFIADSYGRKKTIIFSTAFIFSIGKNSLQVAASDWKLLLGGRIVSGIGVGLISAVVPSYQAESAQKNLRGAIISTYQWAITIGLLVSSAVSQGTLNMRNSGSYRIPIGLQYVWSCFLAIGMLFLPESPRYYVMKDELDKAAKSLSFLRGITIQDPRLLEELVEIKATYDYEASFGPSTFWDCFKTSPNRPKQSLRMFTGIAIQTFQQFSGINFIFYYGVNFFNNTGVAESYLVSITTYAVNVVFNIPGMFLVEMVGRRKILLFGGLIVTISNFIIASVGCSTDSIIANKVMIAFICVFIAAFSASWGGVVWVISAELYPLGVRSKCTAICAATNWLINFICAFITPFLVDTGSHTSTMGAKIFFIWGGLNALGVIVVYFTVYETGGLTLEEIDELYTKSPNSFESAKWNKIIRERPLGNPINRVTSLKINNKVINKDDENITKKINITSNEVEIPNLDGVIQDPLTQEHDFSFINRIPIEPLSSHDNFVDLGNGLGLNTYKRGPPSFLTDSSDDESGEGGSFSVHYSGDIKDLNNVNTYIAQLVDSNSNASTNTNHSISTHKFSHSIGTFSSTTQGTSNYSNPINCNSDNNTNNLNTSMNDIDGGFSRAPPNETLRRYSSSLTSSENVK, translated from the coding sequence ATGAGCGACACTCGTTTACAGAATGATCCTAATCAATCTATAGAGATGACAACACATCTCCGACATCCCTGTACCCAAGATAAACAACCCAAAAATTCCACCAAAGAACTCCCATTATTCTCATCACTTTCCTTATCAAACTCCGAACAAAGGATCCATTCTTTTGAATTAGAAAGTCAAAATGAACAATTAAACCATATATCAAGCATTACAGATCGTATCTCAATGGATGCAGAAACATTACAACTACTTTCCCAACCACTCCCAATGAGATCAAATATCATGTCATTTTTCGTCGGTGCATTCGTCGCAGTAGGTGGTTTCCTTTTCGGCTACGATACGGGTTTAATAAATAGTCTCATCGACATGGAATACGTGAAGACACATTTGGCGCCCAACCATGAATACTTCACCACTATACAAATGTCAATGATTGTCTCTTTCTTATCCATGGGGACTTTCTTTGGTGCATTGAGCGCACCCTTCATAGCTGATTCATATGGACGGAAAAAGACAATTATATTTAGTACTGCATTTATATTCTCCATAGGGAAGAATTCATTACAAGTAGCTGCATCAGATTGGAAGTTACTTCTAGGAGGTAGAATTGTATCAGGAATTGGTGTTGGTTTGATATCTGCAGTAGTACCATCATATCAAGCTGAATCAGcacaaaaaaatttaagaGGTGCTATTATTTCTACTTATCAATGGGCAATTACTATTGGATTATTAGTCTCTAGTGCTGTATCTCAAGGAACATTAAACATGAGGAATTCTGGATCGTACAGGATCCCAATTGGGTTGCAGTATGTCTGGTCTTGTTTCTTGGCAATTGGTATGTTATTTTTACCTGAATCACCTAGATATTACGTCATgaaagatgaattagataaagCAGCgaaatcattatcatttttaagAGGAATAACTATACAAGATCCAAGATTATTGGAAGAATTAGTGGAGATTAAAGCGACATATGATTATGAAGCATCCTTTGGTCCATCGACGTTTTGGGATTGTTTTAAGACAAGTCCAAATAGACCAAAACAATCTTTAAGAATGTTCACAGGGATAGCAATTCAAACATTTCAACAATTCTCAggaattaatttcatcttttacTATGGTGTtaacttcttcaataatacCGGTGTAGCTGAAAGTTATTTGGTTTCAATTACAACATATGCAGTTAATGTGGTATTCAATATTCCAGGTATGTTTCTAGTGGAAATGGTTGGTAGAAGGAAGATACTATTATTTGGTGGTTTGATTGTTACAATATCAAATTTTATAATTGCAAGTGTTGGTTGTAGTACTGATTCTATCATTGCAAATAAAGTCATGATTGCATTCATATGTGTTTTCATCGCTGCATTTTCCGCTTCATGGGGTGGTGTTGTATGGGTAATTTCTGCAGAATTGTATCCATTAGGTGTTCGCTCTAAATGTACTGCTATTTGCGCAGCTACGAATTGGTTAATAAACTTTATTTGTGCATTTATTACACCGTTTCTTGTTGATACGGGGTCTCACACTTCAACTATGGGGGcaaaaatttttttcatttgggGTGGGTTGAACGCATTAGGTGTCATTGTTGTTTATTTCACAGTTTATGAAACTGGCGGATTGACTTTAGAAGAGATTGATGAATTGTATACAAAATCGCCAAATAGTTTCGAATCTGCCAAATGGAATAAGATTATAAGGGAACGACCTCTTGGCAATCCTATTAATAGAGTAACTTCACTGAAAATCAATAACAAAGTTATAAACAAAGACgatgaaaatattaccaAGAAGATAAACATAACTTCCAATGAAGTCGAGATACCGAACCTCGATGGAGTAATTCAAGATCCTTTAACTCAAGAAcatgatttttcattcataAACCGAATTCCTATCGAACCACTGAGTTCTCACGACAATTTTGTTGATCTAGGAAATGGTTTAGGTTTGAATACTTATAAAAGGGGTCCACCTTCATTTCTTACCGATTCTAGTGATGACGAGTCAGGCGAAGGCGGGTCCTTTTCTGTCCATTATAGTGGTGACATTAAAGATCTCAACAATGTTAATACATATATAGCACAATTGGTGGATAGTAATTCGAATGCAAGTACAAATACCAATCATAGTATTTCGACCCATAAATTTTCACATAGCATAGGTACATTTTCTAGTACCACCCAAGGAACGTCAAATTATTCGAACCCAATCAACTGTAACagtgataataatactaataatcTTAATACTAGTATGAACGATATTGATGGTGGTTTCTCCAGAGCACCACCAAATGAAACATTAAGGAGATACAGTTCTTCTTTGACCAGTAGCGAAAATGTAAAATGA
- the ARF2 gene encoding Arf family GTPase ARF2 (similar to Saccharomyces cerevisiae ARF2 (YDL137W) and ARF1 (YDL192W); ancestral locus Anc_7.307), whose amino-acid sequence MEYLSWYHLVFFTNIESLINIFIEGRFEDNIVNRQTTMGLFASKLFSNLFGNKEMRILMVGLDGAGKTTVLYKLKLGEVITTIPTIGFNVETVQYKNISFTVWDVGGQDRIRSLWRHYYRNTEGVIFVVDSNDRSRIGEAREVMQRMLNEDELRNAVWLVFANKQDLPEAMSAAEITEKLGLHSIRNRPWFIQSTCATSGEGLYEGLEWLSTNLKNQS is encoded by the coding sequence ATGGAGTATTTATCCTGGTATCATCTAGTTTTTTTTACTAACATTGAATCCCTTATCAACATATTCATTGAAGgaagatttgaagataatataGTTAATCGACAAACAACAATGGGTTTATTTGcatcaaaattatttagCAACTTGTTTGGTAACAAGGAAATGCGTATTCTTATGGTTGGTTTAGATGGTGCCGGTAAAACTACCgttttatataaattgaaattaggTGAAGTTATTACCACAATCCCAACCATTGGTTTCAATGTGGAAACTGTCCAATATAAGAACATTTCCTTCACGGTTTGGGATGTCGGTGGACAAGATAGAATCAGATCTCTATGGAGACATTATTACAGAAATACTGAAGGTGTCATTTTCGTTGTTGATTCCAATGATAGATCTCGTATCGGTGAAGCCAGAGAAGTTATGCAAAGAATGttgaatgaagatgaattaagAAACGCTGTTTGGTTAGTGTTTGCCAATAAACAAGATTTACCAGAAGCTATGTCTGCAGCAGAAATTACTGAAAAATTGGGTTTACATTCTATCAGAAACCGTCCATGGTTTATTCAATCCACTTGTGCGACATCTGGTGAAGGTTTGTACGAAGGTCTAGAATGGTTAAGTaccaatttgaaaaaccAATCCTGA
- the RPL35B gene encoding 60S ribosomal protein uL29 (similar to Saccharomyces cerevisiae RPL35A (YDL191W) and RPL35B (YDL136W); ancestral locus Anc_7.306): MAGVKAYELRTKSKEQLESQLIDLKKELAELKVQKLSKPSLPKINTVRKNIARVLTVINQQQRDAVRQLYKGKKYQSKDLRAKKTRALRRALTKFEATRITEKQRKKQIAFPQRKYAIKA; this comes from the coding sequence ATGGCTGGTGTTAAAGCTTATGAATTAAGAACTAAATCTAAGGAACAATTAGAATCTCAACTGATtgatttgaagaaagaattgGCTGAGTTAAAGGTTCAAAAACTATCTAAGCCATCTCTACCAAAGATTAACACTGTTAGAAAGAACATTGCTCGTGTCTTAACTGTTATTaaccaacaacaaagaGATGCTGTTAGACAATTGTACAAGGGTAAGAAATACCAATCAAAGGATTTGAGGGCTAAGAAGACTAGAGCTTTAAGAAGAGCTTTGACCAAATTTGAAGCCACTAGAATCACTGAAAAGCAAAGAAAGAAGCAAATTGCTTTCCCTCAAAGAAAGTACGCTATCAAAGCTTAA
- the RDI1 gene encoding Rdi1p (similar to Saccharomyces cerevisiae RDI1 (YDL135C); ancestral locus Anc_7.303), producing the protein MSETTPEFQEFEDSQNDKYKVTAKKTLDEYKKLDAEDESLARWKKSLGLDSDVLPLEFPGDKRKVVIQKIQLLINTEKSPITFDLTNEKTIKELASKRYQIKENAIYKLKITFKVQHEIITGLRYVQYIKKAGIAVDKIDDHLGSYAPNTEAKPYYEVELPESEAPSGFFARGNYSAVSKFIDDDKTTHLTLNWGVEIVKK; encoded by the coding sequence ATGTCTGAAACTACTCCAGAATTCcaagaatttgaagattcaCAAAACGATAAATACAAAGTCACCGCAAAAAAAACTTTAGACGAATATAAGAAACTAGATGCGGAGGATGAATCTCTAGCAAGATGGAAAAAATCTCTAGGATTGGATTCCGACGTCTTACCATTAGAATTCCCCGGTGATAAAAGAAAAGTCGTCATTCAAAAGATTCAATTATTAATCAACACAGAAAAATCACCAATTACTTTCGACTTAACCAATGAAAAAACTATCAAAGAATTGGCTTCGAAACGTTAccaaattaaagaaaatgctATCTATAAACTAAAAATAACTTTCAAAGTACAGcatgaaattattacagGATTAAGATATGTccaatatataaagaaagcTGGGATTGCTGTGGATAAAATCGACGATCATTTGGGTTCCTACGCTCCCAATACGGAAGCTAAACCATATTATGAAGTCGAACTACCGGAAAGTGAAGCTCCAAGCGGATTCTTCGCTAGAGGTAATTATAGTGCAGTGtctaaatttattgatgaCGATAAGACTACCCATTTGACATTGAATTGGGGTGTTGAGATCGTCAAGAAGTAG